The Streptomyces sp. HSG2 genome has a segment encoding these proteins:
- a CDS encoding LLM class F420-dependent oxidoreductase — protein sequence MQLGINLGYWGAGMDEDNLAVAREADRLGYAVCWAAEAYGSDAATVLSWVAARTERIDVGSAIFQIPARQPAMTAMTAATLDSLSGGRFRLGLGVSGPQVSEGWYGVKFDKPLARTREYVEIVRKAMTRERLSYEGEHWTLPLPGGPGKPIKLTVHPQREHVPLYIAAIGPKNLEQTGEIADGALLIFPSADHLEETALRHLRAGRAKAGLTLDGFDVCPTLPLALGDDKDIAALADTFRPYTALYVGGMGSREQNFYNRLARRMGYEREAIDVQDKYLAGDKRGAAEAVPQDLIDRTALLGSVDRIADRMKAYAAAGVTTLTLAPAGFTLEERLAALRAGTEAVERAGLA from the coding sequence ATGCAGCTCGGCATCAACCTCGGCTACTGGGGCGCCGGAATGGACGAGGACAATCTCGCCGTGGCGCGGGAGGCCGACCGCCTCGGCTACGCCGTGTGCTGGGCCGCGGAGGCCTACGGATCGGACGCCGCCACCGTGCTGTCCTGGGTCGCGGCCCGGACCGAACGCATCGACGTCGGGTCGGCGATCTTCCAGATCCCCGCGCGGCAGCCGGCCATGACCGCGATGACCGCCGCCACGCTCGACTCGCTCTCCGGGGGGCGCTTCCGGCTCGGGCTCGGCGTGTCCGGCCCACAGGTCTCGGAGGGCTGGTACGGCGTCAAGTTCGACAAGCCCCTCGCCCGCACCCGTGAGTACGTCGAGATCGTGCGCAAGGCGATGACCCGCGAGCGGCTGTCGTACGAGGGCGAGCACTGGACCCTCCCACTGCCCGGTGGACCCGGCAAGCCGATCAAGCTGACCGTGCATCCCCAGCGTGAGCACGTGCCGTTGTACATCGCCGCGATCGGGCCGAAGAATCTGGAGCAGACCGGAGAGATCGCGGACGGGGCGCTTCTCATCTTCCCCTCCGCCGATCACCTTGAGGAGACCGCGCTTCGGCACCTGCGCGCCGGCCGCGCGAAGGCCGGCCTCACGCTGGACGGCTTCGACGTCTGCCCGACCCTCCCGCTGGCCCTGGGCGACGACAAGGACATCGCCGCGCTCGCCGACACCTTCCGGCCCTACACGGCGCTCTACGTCGGGGGCATGGGGAGCCGAGAGCAGAACTTCTACAACCGACTCGCCCGACGGATGGGGTACGAGAGGGAGGCGATCGACGTCCAGGACAAGTACCTCGCGGGCGACAAGCGAGGGGCCGCCGAGGCCGTGCCCCAGGACCTGATCGATCGGACCGCCCTTCTCGGCTCCGTGGACCGGATCGCGGACCGGATGAAGGCCTACGCCGCCGCCGGCGTCACCACCCTGACGCTCGCTCCGGCCGGCTTCACCCTGGAGGAGCGGCTCGCCGCGCTGCGCGCCGGCACCGAGGCCGTGGAGCGTGCCGGCCTCGCCTGA
- a CDS encoding aspartyl/asparaginyl beta-hydroxylase domain-containing protein, with the protein MLPLRSPEGSAERTDPGGLGLVEYGDTPWLAKVPYIKSILDSLPTELRAVRLMSLGPGAEVDEHRDMPYGLPAGWVRLHIPFVTNQDAVCTLDGEPQTWQPGTFWFGDFSRPHSVRNGGSERRVHLVIDAFVTPELLELFPAEFQERIRWSEVLLHRPELPLEAPELADLESTFNIPEAFLYGEPEELAQAVEPDRDARLRVDGRRLVMDVDGEPRVALQHVGEGEFRALGWTAERTVKVEPTGDGLLVRFRMRHGSRMTEATREAVRSAVAAVSAVADAG; encoded by the coding sequence GTGCTGCCGCTGCGCAGCCCGGAGGGCAGCGCCGAGCGCACCGATCCGGGCGGGCTCGGCCTCGTCGAGTACGGCGACACCCCGTGGCTGGCGAAGGTCCCGTACATCAAGTCGATCCTGGACAGCCTGCCGACGGAACTGCGCGCGGTCCGGCTGATGTCGCTCGGTCCGGGCGCCGAGGTGGACGAGCACCGCGACATGCCGTACGGCCTGCCGGCGGGCTGGGTGCGGCTGCACATCCCGTTCGTCACCAACCAGGACGCCGTCTGCACGCTCGACGGCGAGCCGCAGACCTGGCAGCCTGGTACCTTCTGGTTCGGCGACTTCTCCCGGCCCCACTCGGTGCGCAACGGCGGCAGCGAGCGCCGCGTCCACCTGGTCATCGACGCCTTTGTGACCCCTGAGCTGCTGGAGCTGTTCCCCGCCGAGTTCCAGGAGCGCATCCGCTGGTCCGAGGTGCTGCTGCACCGCCCGGAACTGCCGCTGGAAGCGCCGGAGCTCGCGGACTTGGAGAGCACGTTCAACATCCCGGAGGCGTTCCTGTACGGCGAGCCGGAGGAGCTCGCGCAGGCCGTCGAGCCGGACCGGGACGCCCGGCTGCGGGTGGACGGCCGACGCTTGGTGATGGACGTCGACGGCGAGCCTCGGGTAGCGCTCCAGCACGTGGGTGAGGGCGAGTTCCGCGCCCTGGGCTGGACCGCGGAGCGCACCGTCAAGGTCGAGCCGACCGGGGACGGTCTGCTCGTTCGCTTCCGGATGCGGCACGGCAGCCGGATGACGGAGGCGACGCGCGAGGCCGTACGGTCCGCCGTGGCCGCTGTGTCCGCCGTGGCCGACGCGGGCTGA
- a CDS encoding helix-hairpin-helix domain-containing protein: MSTEPDPAESATDGPDHAENRRGPTDVGSADGGEGAAAGYRDDSTGAAGTEEDTAGTGGPTAADDTRGVVTPEPAPSPTATDGHDGHDGHPGADDRDEPKPSHGPATRPDSEAEAELAAQRVERERIRRRQAEKGAPVDAGGKLSGRAADLLAAVRAVESGQAPPPSEAAPARPAPAERPATSPTTPVPADPLTPEALLATRRVLADGGAPESLAPSVTTALGEHAAATLREDPWQVLRVSGVRPEQADAFAAGLLGPEYRPDDERRGRALVVARLAEAAASGHTAMELPRLVAAVGALGVAEPDAAVRAALAVGEALAFQDGLEGPGDPPEGGPADHPGELSAVGGARRESETESTPPVRVLIGLERYALAEESLADALARLAAATPRPLGPDEGRWEETVVEAARPLLRAVAGHGLVLHVSGEAGLAEPAALLDAARRIGRKAWATSPAALGHVRFAALVEHAPEEPPPPVIGLAGLLAGQGPGRTADGFLDLDLLAVVDADRLDVETAALLAESLPDGVRLVLSGDPQGLRSTGPGQVFGDLLESRICPRIDASSPEPGPLGALVSAVRAGGLPRVDSPGKEVVVVPVRDGGEAVHRTLQLVLDSVPRAFGLAPEDVRVVTAGHGGPAGTRALNAALKERLNPGPGRYGGFDPGDRVLWSPGAGRVVPAVVAGADAEGLRLSHPDGETVVPRERVADRVRRGWALTAHQAAGGRWPAVVAVLPGDAAPALSRAWAVTTFGRATRHLSVVQGVGRALPEAVAAVPAERRTTRLAALLAAHASVRGGVDEN, encoded by the coding sequence GTGAGCACGGAGCCGGACCCCGCCGAGAGCGCCACGGACGGCCCCGACCACGCGGAGAACCGGCGGGGCCCGACGGACGTGGGGAGTGCCGACGGCGGCGAGGGCGCAGCGGCCGGATACCGGGACGACTCGACCGGCGCGGCGGGCACCGAGGAAGACACGGCCGGCACCGGCGGCCCCACCGCGGCGGACGACACCCGAGGCGTCGTCACACCCGAACCCGCGCCGTCTCCCACCGCGACCGACGGGCACGACGGGCACGACGGCCACCCCGGGGCCGACGACCGGGACGAGCCGAAGCCCTCGCACGGCCCCGCCACCCGACCCGACTCCGAGGCCGAGGCGGAGTTGGCCGCCCAGCGCGTCGAACGCGAGCGGATCCGGCGCCGCCAAGCGGAGAAGGGGGCTCCGGTCGATGCCGGCGGCAAGCTCAGCGGCAGAGCCGCCGACCTCCTGGCCGCCGTCCGCGCCGTCGAGAGCGGTCAGGCGCCACCGCCCTCGGAGGCCGCCCCCGCGCGCCCCGCACCCGCCGAACGTCCCGCGACGAGCCCGACGACCCCCGTGCCCGCCGACCCGCTCACCCCGGAGGCCCTCCTCGCCACCCGCCGCGTGCTCGCCGACGGCGGCGCGCCGGAGTCGCTGGCGCCGAGCGTCACCACCGCCCTCGGCGAGCACGCGGCGGCCACGCTCCGGGAGGACCCCTGGCAGGTGCTCCGCGTGTCCGGCGTGCGACCCGAGCAGGCCGACGCCTTCGCCGCCGGCCTGCTCGGACCCGAGTACCGGCCGGACGACGAACGGCGCGGGCGCGCCCTCGTCGTGGCACGTCTGGCGGAGGCGGCCGCGTCCGGACACACCGCGATGGAACTGCCCAGGCTCGTCGCGGCGGTGGGCGCCCTGGGCGTCGCCGAGCCGGACGCCGCCGTGCGGGCCGCCCTGGCCGTCGGCGAGGCGCTGGCCTTCCAGGACGGGCTGGAGGGACCGGGGGACCCGCCCGAGGGTGGCCCCGCGGATCACCCGGGGGAACTCTCAGCGGTCGGGGGCGCGCGGAGGGAGTCCGAGACGGAGTCCACGCCCCCGGTTCGCGTCCTGATCGGCCTGGAGCGGTACGCGCTGGCCGAGGAGAGCCTGGCGGACGCCTTGGCCCGACTCGCCGCCGCCACGCCGAGGCCCCTCGGCCCGGACGAGGGTCGATGGGAAGAGACGGTGGTGGAAGCCGCCCGCCCGCTCCTACGGGCGGTGGCCGGCCACGGACTGGTGCTGCACGTCTCGGGCGAGGCGGGCCTGGCGGAGCCGGCCGCGCTGTTGGACGCGGCCCGCCGAATCGGCCGGAAGGCCTGGGCCACGAGCCCCGCGGCGCTGGGGCATGTCAGGTTCGCCGCTCTCGTGGAGCACGCGCCGGAGGAGCCCCCGCCGCCCGTGATCGGCCTGGCGGGTCTGTTGGCCGGCCAGGGGCCCGGTCGGACCGCGGACGGCTTCCTGGACCTGGACCTCCTGGCGGTCGTCGACGCGGACCGACTGGACGTCGAGACGGCGGCGCTGCTGGCGGAGTCCCTCCCGGACGGAGTCCGCCTGGTGCTCAGCGGCGACCCCCAGGGTCTGCGGTCGACAGGACCGGGCCAGGTCTTCGGCGATCTGCTGGAGTCGCGGATCTGCCCCCGGATCGACGCGTCGTCGCCGGAGCCCGGCCCGCTGGGCGCGTTGGTGTCGGCCGTCCGAGCGGGCGGACTCCCCCGGGTGGACTCGCCCGGCAAGGAGGTCGTCGTCGTGCCGGTGCGCGACGGAGGGGAGGCCGTCCACCGGACGCTGCAACTCGTCCTGGACTCCGTACCGCGGGCCTTCGGGCTCGCACCGGAAGACGTCCGTGTCGTCACGGCGGGACACGGCGGACCGGCCGGCACCCGCGCGCTCAACGCCGCTTTGAAGGAGCGTCTCAACCCCGGTCCCGGGCGCTACGGCGGCTTCGACCCCGGCGACCGCGTGCTCTGGTCCCCCGGAGCGGGCCGGGTCGTGCCCGCCGTCGTGGCCGGGGCGGACGCGGAAGGGCTGCGTCTGTCCCACCCCGACGGAGAGACGGTCGTCCCCCGGGAGCGGGTGGCCGACCGGGTGCGCCGCGGATGGGCACTGACCGCTCATCAGGCGGCCGGAGGCCGGTGGCCGGCGGTGGTGGCGGTCCTGCCCGGGGACGCGGCGCCGGCCCTGAGTCGCGCATGGGCGGTCACCACCTTCGGCCGCGCCACACGCCATCTCTCCGTCGTCCAGGGAGTGGGCCGGGCCCTGCCCGAGGCCGTGGCCGCGGTCCCGGCGGAGCGCCGCACGACGCGCCTGGCTGCGCTTCTCGCCGCACACGCTTCCGTTCGGGGCGGCGTGGACGAGAACTGA
- a CDS encoding aldo/keto reductase: protein MEQRRLGRTGLRVSRIGLGTLTWGRDIEEADAASLLKTFWEAGGTLVDTADVYGGGEAEYLLGRLLDGLVPRRELVIATKAGSVPDPDRRFDGSRGHLLSALDASLARLGTDHVDVWHVHAYDPLTPLEETLHALDLAVDSGRARYAGVSNFCGWQLAKAATWQIAAPGTRNRLASTQLEYSLLQRGAEREVLPAAQDLGVGLLPASPLGRGVLTGKYRGDAAPPDSRGASAHMAPFVGPYLDETASRVVEAVTTAADGLAVSPLQVALAWVRDRPGVVSPIVGARNAGQLSAALSVEALSLPDEISRALDDVSAPVHRYPDHDWSTL from the coding sequence ATGGAACAGCGACGACTCGGCCGAACTGGCCTGCGGGTCTCGCGCATCGGTCTCGGCACCCTGACCTGGGGGCGGGACATCGAGGAGGCCGACGCCGCGAGTCTGCTGAAGACCTTCTGGGAGGCGGGCGGCACACTCGTCGACACGGCGGACGTCTACGGCGGCGGGGAGGCCGAGTACCTGCTCGGACGTCTCCTGGACGGCCTCGTCCCGCGCCGCGAACTGGTGATCGCCACCAAGGCGGGCAGCGTCCCCGACCCCGACCGGCGCTTCGACGGCTCGCGCGGCCACCTGCTCTCGGCGCTGGACGCCTCGCTCGCACGACTCGGAACGGACCACGTCGACGTGTGGCACGTCCACGCGTACGACCCCCTCACGCCGCTGGAGGAGACATTGCACGCCCTGGACCTGGCCGTCGACAGCGGTCGGGCCAGGTACGCCGGAGTGTCCAACTTCTGCGGCTGGCAGCTGGCCAAGGCGGCGACCTGGCAGATAGCCGCTCCGGGCACCCGCAACCGTCTGGCGAGCACGCAGTTGGAGTACTCCCTCCTGCAGCGCGGCGCGGAGCGCGAGGTGTTGCCGGCCGCCCAGGACCTGGGTGTGGGTCTGCTCCCGGCGTCACCACTGGGGCGCGGCGTGCTCACCGGCAAGTACCGGGGCGACGCCGCGCCGCCGGACTCCCGCGGAGCCTCCGCGCACATGGCGCCGTTCGTCGGCCCCTACCTGGACGAAACGGCGAGCCGCGTCGTGGAGGCGGTGACGACCGCGGCGGACGGTCTCGCGGTGTCGCCCCTCCAGGTCGCCCTGGCCTGGGTCCGCGATCGCCCGGGAGTGGTCTCCCCGATCGTCGGCGCGCGCAACGCGGGGCAACTCTCTGCGGCTCTGTCGGTGGAGGCGCTTAGTCTGCCCGACGAGATCAGCCGGGCCCTCGACGACGTGTCGGCGCCCGTGCACCGCTACCCCGACCACGACTGGAGCACGCTGTGA
- a CDS encoding LuxR family transcriptional regulator, with product MLAAVGLDETCETVYRALLAQPQADLGELREMLALPDAELRKALDRLSEVSLVRESFASPHRFHAVSPEIGFQVLIARQQERLAAEQQRVTELRTASAHLMAEFTLARPRQDRHVQWLDGIDEIRERIGLLVRDVRTEVMTLAPDGAQTAENMATARPQDRALLERGVRMCTVYLDSVRNNAATVQYAEWLTEAGGQVRTAVTLPLRLMILDRRIAVVPTDPENSEAGALILNGGGPLTALCALFEGIWTDAVPLGAAPSPRDRDEQGLSAQQAEVLRLLGQGLTDEAVAKRLGVSPRTARRIAADLMELLGARSRFQAGCRAVAKGWLSGDK from the coding sequence TTGTTGGCTGCGGTAGGCCTTGACGAGACTTGTGAAACCGTATACCGCGCACTTCTCGCACAACCGCAAGCTGATCTGGGTGAACTGCGGGAAATGCTGGCATTGCCGGACGCGGAGTTGCGGAAGGCGCTCGACCGACTCAGCGAAGTCTCCCTCGTCCGGGAGTCCTTCGCGTCGCCGCACCGGTTCCATGCCGTCTCACCGGAGATCGGCTTCCAAGTCCTGATCGCCCGCCAGCAGGAACGTTTGGCTGCGGAGCAGCAGCGGGTCACGGAACTCCGTACGGCGTCGGCGCACCTGATGGCGGAGTTCACCCTCGCCCGGCCGCGCCAGGACCGGCACGTCCAATGGCTCGACGGCATAGACGAGATACGGGAACGCATCGGCCTGCTGGTGAGGGACGTGCGTACCGAGGTGATGACGCTGGCGCCGGACGGCGCCCAGACCGCCGAGAACATGGCGACCGCCCGGCCGCAGGACCGCGCGCTGCTGGAGCGCGGCGTCCGCATGTGCACCGTGTATCTGGACAGCGTCCGCAACAACGCGGCCACCGTGCAGTACGCCGAATGGCTCACCGAGGCGGGCGGCCAGGTGCGGACCGCCGTCACGCTGCCCCTCCGGCTGATGATCCTGGACCGGCGGATCGCGGTCGTGCCGACCGATCCGGAGAACAGCGAGGCCGGGGCGCTGATCCTCAATGGCGGCGGTCCGCTCACCGCGTTGTGCGCGCTCTTTGAGGGAATCTGGACGGACGCCGTCCCGCTCGGCGCCGCACCATCCCCCCGCGACCGGGACGAACAGGGCCTGAGCGCCCAGCAGGCCGAGGTCCTCCGCCTGCTGGGCCAGGGCCTGACCGATGAGGCCGTCGCCAAGCGGCTCGGCGTCTCGCCGCGCACCGCCCGCCGCATCGCCGCCGACCTCATGGAACTCCTCGGTGCCCGCAGCCGGTTCCAGGCCGGCTGCCGAGCCGTCGCGAAGGGATGGCTGTCCGGCGACAAGTGA
- a CDS encoding 4'-phosphopantetheinyl transferase superfamily protein, translating into MFDPAAVLGERLAPPAAGAPAHLWLLDAGRLRAATGLLAGEVLGAEERGRAAALRFPADRDAYVATHVGLRLLLGAYLGRSARQVELIRLPCPLCAGPHGRPAVAGDPLHYSLSHSEGLGLLAFAAAAVGVDLESVPSATAVREALDVLHPAERAELDRLPPTARPAAFTRSWVRKEAYLKGLGVGLAGSPADCWVGTGAVPASPAADWLLTDVAVGRGAAGAVAVATGG; encoded by the coding sequence GTGTTCGACCCGGCGGCGGTCCTGGGCGAGCGTCTCGCGCCGCCCGCCGCGGGCGCTCCCGCTCACCTCTGGCTGCTGGACGCCGGGCGGCTCCGCGCGGCCACCGGCCTACTGGCAGGCGAGGTGCTCGGAGCGGAGGAACGCGGCCGGGCGGCGGCCCTGCGGTTCCCGGCCGACCGGGATGCCTATGTCGCCACGCATGTGGGGCTGCGCCTGCTGCTCGGCGCCTATCTCGGGCGGTCGGCGCGGCAGGTAGAGCTGATCCGCCTGCCGTGCCCGCTGTGCGCCGGGCCGCACGGCCGACCCGCTGTGGCGGGGGACCCGCTGCACTACTCGCTGAGCCACAGCGAGGGCCTGGGCCTGCTGGCCTTCGCCGCCGCCGCGGTGGGCGTGGACCTGGAGTCGGTGCCGTCCGCGACCGCGGTGCGGGAGGCGCTGGACGTCCTGCACCCCGCGGAACGCGCGGAGTTGGACCGGCTGCCGCCCACCGCCCGCCCGGCGGCCTTCACGCGCTCCTGGGTCAGGAAGGAGGCATACCTCAAGGGACTCGGCGTGGGCCTCGCGGGTTCTCCCGCCGACTGCTGGGTGGGCACCGGCGCGGTCCCCGCGTCCCCGGCCGCCGACTGGCTGCTTACGGACGTCGCCGTCGGCCGCGGGGCCGCCGGGGCCGTGGCCGTCGCCACCGGCGGATGA
- a CDS encoding DUF5703 family protein, with protein MPEYEFVDVHLPRGVSRRETTRLLTDHAEYGQWELYRLSLLRDGSRRVRLRRRIIRQVRATW; from the coding sequence ATGCCGGAATACGAGTTTGTCGACGTCCACCTGCCGCGCGGGGTGTCCCGAAGGGAGACCACCCGCCTGCTCACGGACCACGCCGAGTACGGACAGTGGGAGTTGTACCGCCTGAGCCTGCTGCGGGACGGCAGTCGCCGTGTGAGGTTGCGCAGGCGGATCATCCGCCAGGTCCGAGCCACTTGGTGA
- a CDS encoding transposase family protein, giving the protein MEHDTGATALFDLEVVRGEDGTRTVHLVTTDPAARACPSCGTFATRVKERAVTRPRDLEHGGSPVLIRWHKRRWKCRERQCERGSFTEQIA; this is encoded by the coding sequence ATGGAGCACGATACCGGCGCGACGGCGCTGTTCGATCTGGAGGTGGTCCGGGGCGAGGACGGGACGCGCACAGTCCATCTGGTGACCACGGACCCGGCGGCACGGGCCTGTCCGTCGTGCGGGACCTTCGCCACCCGGGTGAAGGAACGGGCCGTGACGCGGCCCCGTGACCTGGAGCACGGCGGGAGTCCGGTGCTGATTCGCTGGCACAAGCGGCGCTGGAAGTGCCGCGAACGGCAGTGCGAGCGCGGCTCGTTCACCGAGCAGATCGCGTAG
- the chpH gene encoding chaplin ChpH, with protein sequence MIKRVVAAAAATGGLVLAGAGMAVADAGAQGGAANSPGVLSGNVVQAPVHVPVNVCGNTVSVIGLLNPAFGNTCVNQ encoded by the coding sequence ATGATCAAGAGGGTCGTCGCCGCTGCGGCTGCCACCGGTGGGCTCGTCCTGGCGGGTGCGGGCATGGCCGTCGCCGACGCCGGTGCTCAGGGGGGAGCCGCGAACTCCCCCGGTGTGCTTTCGGGCAACGTCGTCCAGGCGCCCGTGCACGTGCCGGTGAACGTCTGCGGCAACACCGTCTCGGTGATCGGGCTGCTGAACCCCGCCTTCGGCAACACCTGCGTCAACCAGTGA
- a CDS encoding M20/M25/M40 family metallo-hydrolase: protein MGETGTAGHVTGEDEVVDLCRELIRIDTSNYGDHSGPGERAAAEYVAEKLAEVGLEPRIIESHRGRASTVARIEGADPSRPALLIHGHTDVVPADPGDWTHHPFSGEIADGCVWGRGAVDMKDMDAMTLAVVRERLRGGRKPPRDIVLAFLADEEAGGTYGAKHLVREHPDLFEGVTEAIGEVGGFSFTVNEKLRLYLVETAEKGIHWMRLTVDGTAGHGSMTASDNAVTELCEAVARLGRHTWPVRVTKTVRAFLDELSDALGTELDPENMDETLARLGGIAAMIGATLRNSAAPTMLGAGYKVNVIPGQATAHVDGRFLPGYEEEFLADLDRVLGPRVRREDVHADGALETGFDGRLVDAMQTALRAEDPIARAVPYMLSGGTDAKHFDRLGIRCFGFAPLRLPPELDFAGMFHGVDERVPVDGLRFGVRVLDRFIDAS, encoded by the coding sequence GTGGGCGAGACGGGAACGGCCGGGCACGTCACCGGCGAGGACGAGGTCGTCGACCTCTGTCGCGAGCTGATCCGGATCGACACCAGCAACTACGGCGACCACTCGGGACCGGGCGAGCGCGCCGCGGCGGAGTACGTCGCCGAGAAGCTCGCCGAGGTGGGGCTCGAACCGCGGATCATCGAGTCCCACCGGGGACGCGCGTCGACGGTCGCCAGGATCGAGGGCGCGGATCCCTCCCGGCCCGCGTTGCTCATCCACGGCCACACCGACGTCGTGCCGGCCGACCCGGGTGACTGGACACACCATCCGTTCTCCGGGGAGATCGCGGACGGGTGCGTGTGGGGTCGGGGCGCGGTCGACATGAAGGACATGGACGCGATGACCCTCGCCGTGGTCCGTGAGCGGCTGCGCGGCGGGCGGAAGCCGCCGCGCGACATCGTGCTGGCCTTCCTCGCGGACGAGGAGGCGGGCGGCACCTACGGTGCCAAGCACCTGGTGCGCGAGCACCCGGACCTGTTCGAGGGCGTCACCGAGGCCATCGGGGAGGTCGGTGGCTTCTCCTTCACGGTCAACGAGAAGCTCCGTCTCTACCTCGTGGAGACGGCGGAGAAGGGCATCCACTGGATGCGGCTGACCGTCGACGGGACCGCAGGCCACGGATCGATGACCGCGAGCGACAACGCCGTCACGGAGTTGTGCGAGGCCGTGGCGCGCCTCGGCCGGCACACGTGGCCGGTGCGGGTCACCAAGACCGTGCGGGCCTTCCTCGACGAACTCTCCGACGCCCTGGGGACCGAACTCGATCCCGAGAACATGGACGAGACGCTCGCCAGGCTCGGAGGCATCGCCGCCATGATCGGGGCCACGCTGCGCAACTCGGCGGCGCCCACCATGCTGGGGGCCGGATACAAGGTCAACGTCATCCCCGGCCAGGCCACCGCGCACGTGGACGGTCGTTTCCTGCCGGGCTACGAGGAAGAGTTCCTCGCCGACCTCGATCGCGTCCTCGGCCCCCGGGTCAGGCGCGAGGACGTGCACGCCGACGGGGCGCTGGAGACCGGCTTCGACGGGCGTCTGGTGGACGCGATGCAGACCGCGCTGCGTGCCGAGGACCCCATCGCGCGGGCGGTCCCCTACATGCTCTCCGGGGGGACCGACGCCAAGCACTTTGACCGACTCGGCATCCGCTGCTTCGGCTTCGCTCCGCTGCGCCTGCCTCCGGAGCTGGACTTCGCGGGGATGTTCCACGGTGTCGACGAGAGGGTGCCGGTCGACGGCCTCCGGTTCGGGGTGCGGGTGCTGGACCGCTTCATCGACGCTTCCTGA
- a CDS encoding transposase — MRLTERLRTACGQAGADGGRTVVQAGRDLGPTWPVVMRATRTYADQVLPGGPPATEAIGIDETRRGRAVWKQNDYGKWEPVADAWRIGFVDAVGGQGLFGQVEGRNAASVAAWLTARPDWWTTSIRYVAIDLCATFRSAVRTALPHATVVVDAFHVVQLAQRHLADLRRRLTWKQHGRRARKGDAIYTVRTLLRRNKEALTHEQYDLLISELTSMGTYGRQILAGWQAKELLRDLLHLAAKHAHTSPGHSAISAARYRFQAHCADHAHLSELATLAETVDQWWDGIEAYVLTGITNAASEGNNRVIKLDARCAFGYRNRANQRLRSLCATTRRSRREGVPD, encoded by the coding sequence ATGCGGCTGACGGAGCGGCTGCGGACCGCGTGCGGGCAGGCCGGGGCCGACGGCGGGCGCACGGTCGTCCAGGCCGGCCGTGACCTGGGCCCCACCTGGCCCGTCGTGATGCGTGCCACCCGCACGTACGCGGATCAGGTGCTGCCCGGCGGACCGCCGGCCACCGAGGCGATCGGGATCGACGAGACCCGCCGCGGCCGGGCCGTCTGGAAGCAGAACGACTACGGGAAGTGGGAGCCGGTCGCGGACGCCTGGCGCATCGGCTTCGTTGACGCGGTGGGCGGACAGGGCCTGTTCGGGCAGGTCGAGGGACGCAACGCCGCCTCCGTCGCCGCTTGGCTGACAGCCCGGCCGGACTGGTGGACCACGTCGATCCGCTACGTCGCCATCGACCTGTGCGCCACGTTCCGCTCCGCCGTGCGCACCGCGCTGCCGCACGCCACCGTCGTCGTGGACGCCTTCCATGTCGTCCAGCTCGCCCAGCGCCACCTGGCCGACCTGCGCCGCCGCCTGACCTGGAAGCAGCACGGCCGCCGTGCCCGCAAAGGCGACGCGATCTATACCGTCCGCACACTCCTGCGCCGCAACAAAGAAGCCCTCACTCACGAGCAATACGACCTCCTGATCAGCGAGTTGACGTCCATGGGCACCTACGGACGGCAGATCCTGGCCGGCTGGCAGGCCAAGGAACTCCTGCGCGACCTGCTCCACCTGGCCGCCAAACACGCCCACACCTCTCCCGGCCACTCCGCGATCTCCGCCGCCCGCTACCGCTTCCAGGCCCACTGCGCCGACCACGCCCACCTGTCCGAACTGGCCACCCTGGCCGAGACCGTCGACCAGTGGTGGGACGGCATCGAGGCGTACGTCCTGACCGGGATCACGAACGCCGCCAGCGAGGGCAACAACCGTGTCATCAAGCTCGACGCGCGATGCGCCTTCGGCTACCGCAACCGCGCCAACCAGCGCCTACGGTCACTCTGCGCGACCACTCGCCGCAGCCGACGCGAAGGGGTCCCCGACTAA